Proteins encoded by one window of Myripristis murdjan chromosome 1, fMyrMur1.1, whole genome shotgun sequence:
- the LOC115365475 gene encoding beta-2-glycoprotein 1-like, with product MAPTWLLLLVCQALYTTVTSKKVCGRPPITDGIDESTLKRVYEVGEEVTLTCELGYLPSTATPRRIACSATGQWTNSDLTCSPKMCQIPRPLQALAMGRTEVPFKSVLNYTCDDGYVLQGANESRCLHDGTWSHPPPLCKAVSCALPKPPRDGKIVHDKTITGSTTMYGQGWTYECNPPKAPSYERGYCMADGNATEPPVCRDVSCSIPAGIPNGFITFAIMREHGYKEKVKYGCNEHYVLDGNAEIECQNTGNWSAKPICRAPCSVGIKRGRIFYNAKKLWIADLKPNRVLHGEIVVFYCLNRAEKCGYPVASTCNDGTLPIPECFEEPGKVEYTLRPKTLPSEIRMCAASPERPTSPTRTA from the exons ATGGCTCCAACTTGGCTTTTGCTCCTTGTCTGCCAAGCTTTATACACCACTGTGACATCTAAGAAAG TGTGTGGCCGGCCACCGATCACTGATGGTATTGATGAGTCAACACTGAAACGTGTGTATGAGGTTGGAGAGGAGGTGACTCTCACGTGTGAACTGGGATACTTGCCTTCAACTGCGACTCCTCGCAGGATCGCCTGCTCCGCCACAGGACAGTGGACAAACTCAGACCTGACATGCTCCC CCAAGATGTGTCAGATCCCAAGACCTCTGCAGGCCTTAGCCATGGGAAGGACAGAGGTCCCATTCAAGAGCGTGCTTAACTACACATGTGATGATGG GTATGTCCTGCAGGGAGCCAACGAAAGCAGATGTTTACATGACGGCACCTGGAGCCATCCGCCTCCCCTCTGCAAAG CTGTCAGCTGTGCTTTGCCCAAACCGCCAAGAGATGGCAAAATTGTCCATGACAAGACGATTACTGGATCCACCACCATGTACGGGCAGGGCTGGACGTATGAGTGCAACCCACCCAAAGCACCAAGCTATGAGAGGGGATACTGCATGGCTGATGGGAATGCCACCGAACCACCAGTGTGCCGTG ACGTGAGCTGCTCCATCCCAGCAGGCATACCAAATGGCTTCATCACTTTTGCGATAATGAGGGAACATGGCTACAAGGAGAAGGTCAAGTACGGCTGCAATGAGCACTATGTTCTGGATGGAAACGCGGAGATAGAGTGCCAGAACACAGGGAACTGGTCTGCCAAGCCAATTTGCAGGG CCCCCTGTTCGGTTGGCATCAAAAGAGGCCGCATCTTCTACAATGCCAAGAAGCTCTGGATCGCTGATCTGAAACCCAACAGAGTTCTCCACGGAGAAATTGTTGTCTTCTACTGTCTGAACAGAGCTGAGAAGTGCGGCTACCCGGTGGCCAGCACCTGTAATGATGGGACACTCCCAATCCCAGAGTGCTTTGAGG AACCAGGCAAAGTGGAGTACACCTTAAGGCCCAAAACTCTTCCATCAGAGATCAGGATGTGTGCTGCCTCCCCTGAAAGACCCACAAGCCCTACAAGAACTGCATAA